The genomic segment ATGATGAGAAAAAGCATATCAAAGAGCAAACTTATGCTTGACCTCGACTTTCTCGTAAAGCGAGGAAAAATAGCAAGCAAGGCCATAGGAGACCTCATGATCCAAAacaaccaccaccacctccactgCTACTCCAATCTCTCGCTCTCGTGTCGATCCGAGGACGATATCCTCTCGTCGTTCATCTCCCCCCGCGAGTATGAGTTCAGCTGCAGCAACAGTCCTGCTTACCCGTACCACCATTCGAGACGGAAGAGTCATCGCTACCGCCCCAAGTATGATCACCGTTTCCACCGCGGCCAAGGCGAGGATATCGATGTGTTGCGTAAGGTGTTCGATATCTTAGATCATACTCATGAGTATCCGGTGATGGGTTTGCCAGGGCTCGGGAATAGCCCGATGGTGAGACAACTTCGGGTCACGGACTCGCCGTTCGCGTTGAATGATCAATCTGAGGAGAATCATCAAGTCGACAAAGATGCCGAGAAGTTTATAAAGAGTTTTTACAAGGATCTGAGGAATCAAAGACGGATTGCTGCACTTGAATCTCCACGATTTTATCATATGTAAAAAGAATTTTGTTGAATCTCTCTAAGTTGGCCACTTGGCCTATGGCTTTCGTGGTCCATGACTTTCATGCATGTAACTAATCTTCATATATTAATCCATCTCAATTTTCCTTTTTTGTTTGGGTTTTTATTGAGTGATTTGTACAGTGCTATACTTTTTATCATTGTGTTTAGTAAAATATTTGGGAAAAAATATGTATTTAGTTTCATTTttgagagagaaaaaaaaaattagtcatTTAATCTTCTCATTAATTGACGAGAGTACGAGACTATGATAACGTTGTACAAACATATTTGTCGCTTAATTagcgtttaaaaaaaaaattatttatcatggAACAGagtgatttttaaaacttttgcaatttttttttttgaattaaagaaattcgcaTATTCCAACAGCTTGATCGATAGGCTCCACACCACTCTTAGATATACGAATCGTCGTACTTATCCAGCGGCTGAAGCCTGATTCTGATTGAACAGGCATTATTGAAATTTGACACGAGGCGGATAAGAAAtcaattctttaattttttttattaattatttatttaataataatgagTGACAGTTTTACTTACATTACAATAATTGAATAAACGAATTTAACTTGGCAATTAAttctatatttatttatacCAAATATCATTTTTGCAATAGTGATAGATGaactatttaatatttttattattcaatttattaattatcaTTTTGGAATTAAAGTTCATTGTATCTGATCTGACTTATTTGGGCTCGGCCCAAATTCCTTTTCCATATGTTAAGGCGGCCCAACAATTCCCGACATCCCAACGTACTGAAACATTCGATATTATCAAAATGACAACAGTAGTTGCCCCTTTGGATTTCTTCGACGTGGCAGGTGCCTTTTGGTTTTGAGCTCCGATATTTTCAGACATGTTTTCTATATCAAGCACTTTACAAACTTAAGCTTTAATAAGAAATTAAGCGTGAACGAATGTCTCtagtttttattataattttgattATATCAAGTAATTAATAGATTAAataatatacaatcatacaaattttaaaaataaatgcataatttttaagttatcaAATACACGTCTCAGAATCACAAATTATGTGAAATAAAACTTTTTTTAATCGTTATTGGGTCAAGTATCATCTCTTAGTCGCGAATAAAGAAAGAGTTGAGGAAAAAAATCGATGAATTTAAGCGTTTtgattttgttaaaaaattatattataaattactaattatttaaataaaattataaaataaaaatgtataattaaatttttatataaaaaaattcaacttaAAATTTCATCTaaaaaacttttttttatttttttataggtTTAATATGGTCAACCACTTTTTCAAGATTCTTGGAAAAAACGGATCTTTTTTCCATTATCCTTGACAAAAGATGTTCATGTAAGTAGACATGTTATTTGATCATGGAATTTCctttacattaaaataataatataaaaaaaacaacaacagtaattaaaaatattaaaaatattttgacagctatatatatatattataaatgataaaaataatatagcTTTCTACCGTGTCCTCGTTATTCTCAGACTGCAACAACTGGACAGCATTTATTTATGTCATAATATTTTCCGTGACACCCATGCTTCGGACCCTTCACattctttcttttcttcttaATGTTTCTATCATCTTTCTCCATTATCTTGTCCAAAATTCACCCCATATATGGCAACACGTTGAAAAcctaaacaaaaataaatgaaatCAAATTATATCACTTTTCATATGTTTCTTGAatacataatatattttttgaaaaatacaaaattcactcaatcaataaataaattgataattgTAGTTCATTTTGAcatcaatatctcaaatttgacataaatataatgtttaaaatataattgtaATAAACACTTACCAGCTTAAAAAAAACACTAGTTCCTTCACCTTACGATTTTTGAACTTTAATTTCCAACGAACATAAAACTTGTCTCTACTTTTCAAACAATTCATCAagcattaatttaaaatttataataatcATATTTAGATATTACCTATTGGCCATTGGGGTTTGGTCTGGGGGAGGACTTCTAGGGTTCTACTACCTAATTTATCTTTTTATTAAATTCATATTAATATTGATACATTTCTTTATTCACATTACATTGAATTCTCTTGGTCGATCGGAAAAGTTCAATCAAATTGATTTTTTCCCGAATAGAAAATTGGGAAAAAGAAACACGACGTGGAATTAATGTGGTCTTTGTCAGTTTTTACTTATGAAATTGATATTTTGAGTTAATTCTCATATTCAATATGAATTCATTGCCCAGTAATTAAATCCCGATATGCATTTGATCAGTTAGGTTCACCTACGTAAAATTTGATGCAAATTTCAACATGatctaattatttttttttttcctttttttttttgaaaaaataaataaaatgttcaATAAATGTCATGCAAATCTGTACCTGGTCCGAAGCCGACACCCGTTTCCCCACGTCAATAGTTGGTGATGTGACGTCAAAGACTGTACTTTTCTgagaaataattaaaataataattctaCAATGGCATGGAATTTTCTAGGCATTATCCCTTTTCGGGCCCCTCCATAATAATTCAGCCATATTGTTTCCTATGTGAATACGCGTCTCGATCTCTATGACTCACTCGTACCATACTGGTGTCTATTCGAGTGAATcaggttatattttaaaattaatcaatCTATTCGAACGAATCGTCTTAACtcgatttttttaattttttttataaaattcaaaatatatattttaatttaaacacataataacaaactATATctcatatataatttaaatttgaaaatctaaCGGTAGAAAACTGAAATACatttattaaatcaaataaataattgtttaaaataaaaaattataaaataaatattaaattatgaaaatttattatacaaatatataataaatatttttaaaacatatgacaataaaaatattagcaataattattaattatatatttacaaaaattaaaattttcgagGCTATTTGGATTGATGTAAACCCTACTCGACCCGTTTATTTTTTGGGGTAAGATATCGGTCCGACTCGACTTCATCTGATCCCGAAAATCCGAAACCCGAATCTATTTTAATCGGATCGAACCGTGTGACAAGTCGGATTTTTACACACCTTATCCTGGGTAAATGGTCACTATTGACTTTCTCATCAAGATTCAAGAGACAAATACACgcgtatatatacacacacgtaTGTATGTATTTATATTTTCTGTGAAGAGTAATCGGTTTATATACATAATATTGGGAGGCACGTAGTGTGAGAGAGAAACAGAGAAGAAGGATGGAGAATATTTTCAAGGAGAAGAGGGGTGGGGAGAGTGTGCTGGACTTAAGTCCAAAGGCGACGGTTGGTGGAGGAGTTGAGGATGTCTACGGTGAGGATCGCGCCACTGAGGATCAGCTCGTTACTCCATGGACATTCTCTGTTGCTAGGTACCACTCTTCTTCCATCAAACTCCTCTTTTTTCAGTAATGAATCAATATTCGAATATTCAGGGTTGATCCAAGTTAACAGTGAAAAGCTGATTCTGTGTATCTCAGTGGTAAGTTGAATTTTAGATAATCAAAATCAGAATTTTGAAAATGTTCAGGATCCAAGAAAGAAGTTCGAATTTTTTTAtgtcatttacctctgatcgtGGAAGTTTAATTCGTATTTTTTTGTGGTAATATCAGCTGCTTATGTTGTTTGTTGAAGTGAGATCCGAGATGATTGAGGTTCTATGTTGCACTTGAATCTGAGCTTTGGATGAATTTTAATTATCTTCAACGACTTGTGATCTTGGCCTTTTGTTATTTACTTTTGAGGAAATTAGTTTGAATCTTTTTTGGCTAACATTCCTATATGAACAAGTttcaaatttataattatttcgAAATCTTTCTGACAGAAAAACTTCTAAAAGATCAAAATATGTCGCACAAAACTTTGTTTGATGATGATCGCTATTTGCATATGCAATACTCTGTGATGCATGTTGGCTGTTTAGTTTCAATCaatggaaaaattaaaattaagctGAACTCTGGCAGCGACTTTCTTGGACTTCGAATTTTAGGTGGTTTCTATGTTATATGAACAAATGCTCTGTTTAATTAGTATATTTGATCGAATTACTTAGCATACTTGGCATGTGTATAAGGTAGGCCGTCACCATTTCTGGCAGATCTATGATTCGTATTCATGTGATGTCACACACAGACCACTTAGTGAAAACCAATCGGATATTACGAAATCTTGATTCATCGACATTGTAATGTTGAATCTTGACTTTTTTGCTCGATTATGTGCAACAGTGGATATAGTTTGCTGAGAGACCCTCATCACAACAAGGGGCTCGCGTTTACGGAGAAAGAAAGAGATGCTCATTACTTGCGCGGTCTTCTTCCTCCTGTTGTTTCATCCCAAGAACTTCAGGTTCATAATGCATTAATTAATGTCGATTTTATtaatgttttttgttttttcatattttaacaTTTTGCGTTCCCTTTAACTTTGGCAATACTAGGAAAAAAAGATCATGCATAGCATTCGTCAGTATGATGTTCCTCTGCACAAGTACGTGGCCATGATGGAACTTGAGGTAATGATAAATCTTGTGGATTTTCTGAACTTTTGTTTCAGATGACTGAAAACATTTGGATAGCAAAAAAAATATCAGTTTACAAAAGTAAGCTTCTGGTTATACCTAATTGCTTATTAGAACGTCAAGCACTACTGCTTTGATTATGGTAATGACAGTCGTTTCTGTAACCAAATCGAGAACCTGGAAAATCCGTAGAATAATAGTTGTAATTTGAGTTTGGAAAGAATCCCAATTTGTTACTGTTGCATCAATGATTTTTGCTGTCTTTAATTTTCAGTTTTCTTGATTTACAGGAGAGAAACGAGAGGTTGTTTTACAAGATTCTCATTGATAATGTAGAGGAACTCCTCCCAGTTGTCTACACACCGACTGTGGGTGAGGCTTGCCAAAAATATGGGAGTATTTTTAAACGC from the Primulina eburnea isolate SZY01 chromosome 3, ASM2296580v1, whole genome shotgun sequence genome contains:
- the LOC140828647 gene encoding uncharacterized protein, whose translation is MAKKMCNLVRMMIYMMRKSISKSKLMLDLDFLVKRGKIASKAIGDLMIQNNHHHLHCYSNLSLSCRSEDDILSSFISPREYEFSCSNSPAYPYHHSRRKSHRYRPKYDHRFHRGQGEDIDVLRKVFDILDHTHEYPVMGLPGLGNSPMVRQLRVTDSPFALNDQSEENHQVDKDAEKFIKSFYKDLRNQRRIAALESPRFYHM